Proteins from a genomic interval of Treponema succinifaciens DSM 2489:
- the flgF gene encoding flagellar basal-body rod protein FlgF, which yields MIRGWYIGASGMNAQQNRLDTISNNLANVDTTGFKKEIPVNKEFSELLLRRTVADGVYKTPFGSADAVSIIGSIGLGVETNELYTDFSQGSFKSTDTKTDMALGGEGFFTVQTPAGERYTRNGNFHLGKEGILLTKEGYPVLGENGAIHVPNDKFFVNQDGMIYTNEDNELVDRIKVVRFENERFLKKQGSSLWNSNEISGDAYIAEGDERPRLLQGYTEASNVNVVNEMVQMIEVNRAYEANQKSVQTEDSMMDTLWSKVVTVNR from the coding sequence ATGATTAGAGGCTGGTATATCGGAGCAAGCGGAATGAATGCTCAGCAGAACAGGCTGGACACAATTTCGAACAATCTTGCAAATGTAGACACGACAGGCTTTAAAAAAGAAATTCCTGTAAACAAGGAATTCAGCGAGCTTTTGCTTAGAAGAACTGTGGCAGACGGCGTGTATAAAACACCGTTCGGTTCTGCGGATGCGGTTTCTATAATCGGCTCAATCGGACTTGGAGTTGAAACAAACGAACTTTACACAGATTTTAGTCAAGGCTCTTTTAAATCAACAGATACTAAAACAGACATGGCTTTGGGGGGAGAGGGGTTTTTTACTGTCCAGACTCCGGCAGGTGAACGCTATACACGCAACGGAAATTTTCACCTTGGAAAAGAAGGAATTCTTTTGACAAAGGAAGGTTATCCCGTTCTTGGCGAAAACGGAGCGATTCATGTTCCTAATGACAAATTTTTTGTGAATCAGGACGGAATGATTTATACAAATGAAGACAACGAACTTGTTGACAGAATAAAAGTTGTACGCTTTGAAAACGAGCGTTTCCTAAAAAAACAAGGCTCTTCACTTTGGAATTCAAATGAAATTTCCGGAGATGCGTATATTGCGGAAGGAGATGAACGTCCGCGGCTTTTGCAGGGATATACAGAAGCAAGCAACGTGAATGTTGTAAACGAAATGGTTCAGATGATAGAAGTAAACCGCGCTTATGAGGCGAACCAGAAGTCAGTTCAGACAGAAGACAGCATGATGGACACGCTTTGGTCTAAAGTTGTTACTGTAAACCGCTAA
- the flgK gene encoding flagellar hook-associated protein FlgK: protein MANSFAGIEIGKRSLMAHSTQIQTAGHNISNADTEGYSRQRVIVKSFEPIYRPDLERAMVPGQIGQGCDVESINRIKDELLESRIVEQKNVESYWETRDKYYSMIESVYNEPNDVSVRTNMDKFWQGWQELSTYPESDAARLAVVVRGQTLTNSIQQQYKSLRGIGDQINGDIEAVVKQVNDLSRQIASVNGEIVRSKGLGDNPNDLMDRRDLLVEKLSSLINVTVTQKDPDEFMVHTDGQIIVQGSLARQIETVGQLDNNGYGKLMWSDTKVDAEFHGGTLGALVELRDKDIRTEIQSLNTMALNFADLVNDVHRNAIGKNNTTGLDFFVQHDFVENVNGNYDRNGDGVEDTSYIFRMTGTNVLKMQEQIGLFGTMTINGASGNIDVAYFSTDTVEDVINRINDSNGEVKAYLDRNSCLVLKATSSKGMENPDFVIRHVEDSGMFLTGYSGILQGSGADNAYDFNRANAVDVLAGAQFAVSPVLNPSAYIEVNGLIQNDVSSVAAAFKNSQGFAEPSDGRAAVEMAAIRNTKIMIGSQRTFDDYFADTITNVGLKGEQAQNQLATQNKIMGDLRDLRDSISGVNIDEELADIIKFQHGYNVAAKFISVQDELLDTLINRLGV, encoded by the coding sequence ATGGCGAATTCTTTTGCAGGAATAGAAATTGGAAAAAGAAGCCTTATGGCTCATTCAACTCAGATTCAGACTGCCGGCCACAATATTTCAAATGCGGATACAGAAGGCTATTCTAGGCAGCGTGTCATTGTAAAATCCTTTGAGCCTATTTACCGTCCTGACTTGGAGCGCGCGATGGTTCCAGGTCAGATAGGACAGGGCTGCGATGTTGAAAGCATAAACAGAATAAAAGACGAGCTTTTGGAAAGCCGCATTGTTGAGCAGAAGAATGTTGAGTCTTACTGGGAAACACGCGACAAATATTATTCAATGATTGAATCTGTTTACAATGAGCCTAATGATGTTTCTGTAAGAACAAACATGGATAAGTTCTGGCAGGGCTGGCAGGAACTTTCTACTTATCCTGAAAGCGATGCGGCTCGTCTTGCTGTTGTTGTGCGCGGACAGACTTTGACAAATTCAATTCAGCAGCAGTACAAAAGTCTGCGTGGAATTGGAGACCAGATAAACGGCGACATTGAGGCTGTTGTAAAGCAGGTGAATGATCTTTCGCGCCAGATTGCTTCTGTAAACGGTGAAATTGTAAGGAGCAAAGGTCTTGGGGACAATCCGAATGATCTTATGGACCGCCGCGATTTGCTTGTTGAAAAACTTTCATCTCTTATTAATGTTACTGTTACTCAAAAAGATCCTGATGAATTTATGGTTCATACAGACGGGCAGATTATTGTCCAAGGAAGCCTTGCGCGTCAGATAGAAACTGTTGGCCAGCTTGACAATAACGGCTATGGAAAACTTATGTGGTCTGATACAAAGGTTGACGCGGAGTTTCATGGCGGAACACTCGGAGCTTTGGTAGAGCTTCGCGACAAGGATATCCGCACAGAAATTCAGTCTTTAAATACAATGGCTCTTAACTTTGCAGATTTGGTGAATGATGTTCACCGGAATGCCATTGGAAAGAACAATACAACAGGTTTGGATTTTTTTGTTCAGCATGATTTTGTGGAAAACGTAAACGGAAACTATGACAGAAATGGCGATGGTGTGGAAGACACTTCGTATATTTTCCGCATGACAGGAACAAATGTGCTTAAGATGCAGGAGCAGATTGGTCTTTTTGGAACAATGACAATTAACGGCGCAAGTGGAAATATTGATGTTGCTTATTTTTCAACAGACACAGTTGAAGATGTTATTAACAGAATCAATGATTCCAACGGAGAGGTAAAGGCTTATCTTGACAGAAACAGTTGTCTTGTTTTAAAAGCAACTTCTTCTAAAGGAATGGAAAATCCTGATTTTGTTATCCGCCACGTTGAAGATTCTGGAATGTTTCTTACGGGGTATTCAGGGATTTTGCAGGGAAGCGGCGCGGACAATGCTTATGACTTTAACCGTGCGAATGCGGTTGATGTTCTTGCAGGAGCGCAGTTTGCGGTTTCTCCAGTTTTGAATCCGTCTGCATATATCGAAGTAAATGGACTTATTCAGAATGATGTTTCAAGCGTGGCAGCCGCATTTAAAAATTCCCAGGGATTCGCAGAGCCTAGCGATGGAAGAGCGGCAGTGGAAATGGCTGCAATCAGAAATACAAAAATAATGATTGGAAGCCAGCGCACATTTGATGATTATTTTGCTGATACTATAACCAACGTTGGGTTAAAAGGTGAGCAGGCGCAAAACCAGCTTGCAACTCAAAACAAAATAATGGGTGACTTAAGGGATTTGCGCGACAGTATTTCTGGTGTAAACATTGATGAAGAGCTTGCCGATATAATAAAGTTTCAGCATGGATATAATGTTGCTGCAAAATTTATTTCGGTGCAGGATGAGCTTCTTGATACGTTGATTAACCGTCTTGGAGTTTAA
- a CDS encoding rod-binding protein, translating into MAVNGISGTGITGTLSNGSNAIDSAVLQNEAKKFSSLVKEMQNKTALGISEGASLSGVSSSQVARNHRLNGDYTQGFYGAFTSDSDKSARPQGFAANSKTSSGKSPVIDKTSELYAQSMEMENYMVKMMLSSMRNTVQKTCFAGKDNEYARKMYDDMMYDNMAESITKNASLGLADQIYIELSGQR; encoded by the coding sequence ATGGCGGTAAACGGAATTTCTGGAACTGGAATAACAGGCACTTTGTCTAACGGAAGCAATGCAATCGACTCTGCTGTTCTTCAAAATGAAGCAAAAAAGTTTTCTTCGCTCGTAAAGGAAATGCAAAATAAAACTGCATTAGGAATTTCTGAAGGAGCATCTTTGTCAGGAGTTTCTTCAAGCCAAGTTGCCAGGAACCATCGCCTGAATGGGGACTACACTCAGGGATTCTACGGAGCATTCACTTCTGATTCTGACAAGTCAGCACGCCCGCAGGGATTCGCCGCAAATTCAAAAACTTCAAGCGGAAAAAGTCCCGTAATTGACAAGACTTCCGAGCTTTATGCGCAGTCCATGGAAATGGAAAACTACATGGTCAAAATGATGCTTTCGTCAATGCGCAATACAGTTCAAAAAACATGTTTTGCCGGAAAAGACAACGAATATGCCCGCAAAATGTACGATGACATGATGTATGACAATATGGCGGAATCGATTACCAAAAACGCTTCTTTGGGACTTGCAGATCAGATTTACATTGAGCTTTCCGGCCAAAGATAA
- the tsaB gene encoding tRNA (adenosine(37)-N6)-threonylcarbamoyltransferase complex dimerization subunit type 1 TsaB — MKALAIDCAVTKLSVAAKNEGNTIKLTLDIGMKQSEKLLPAIDYVMKEAGLSAKDLDYTTVTLGPGSFTGLRLGLSALKAITLSDNVPLYGIPSLEAYSWPYKKAIETVLPVIEAKEDEFFYSFYIRGEKIRNEEDSEIEEILKQIDAESSVLVCGPGAKTFVERTNEITPLYSLHCFCPENDCCESLFEIAEKMIAEKKEPLKDYDGPLYVRKSEAEIVLESKNKN; from the coding sequence ATGAAAGCTCTTGCAATAGACTGCGCAGTTACAAAACTTTCTGTAGCCGCAAAAAATGAAGGCAACACAATAAAACTTACACTCGATATTGGAATGAAGCAATCTGAAAAGCTTCTTCCTGCAATTGACTATGTAATGAAAGAAGCAGGACTTTCTGCAAAAGATCTTGATTACACGACAGTTACGCTTGGTCCAGGAAGTTTTACAGGACTCAGGCTTGGTCTTAGCGCGCTCAAGGCAATCACTCTTTCAGACAATGTTCCGCTTTATGGAATTCCTTCCTTGGAAGCATACTCTTGGCCTTATAAAAAAGCGATTGAAACAGTTCTTCCTGTAATAGAAGCAAAAGAAGATGAGTTTTTCTATTCATTCTATATACGCGGTGAAAAAATCAGAAACGAAGAAGATTCAGAAATTGAAGAAATCTTAAAACAAATTGACGCGGAAAGTTCTGTTCTTGTTTGCGGGCCTGGAGCAAAAACATTTGTCGAGCGGACAAACGAAATAACACCGCTATATTCCCTTCATTGCTTTTGTCCGGAAAATGACTGCTGCGAAAGTCTCTTTGAAATTGCAGAAAAAATGATTGCGGAAAAGAAAGAACCATTAAAAGACTATGACGGTCCGCTGTATGTAAGAAAAAGCGAAGCTGAAATAGTCCTTGAATCAAAAAACAAAAACTAA
- a CDS encoding flagellar hook-associated protein 3, translating into MHRISSQFNNTDTQYQLRKQEVNQAIKNRQIGTQSRIGSLRDDPIAAGHLVRYQSYLGRVNQFEKNAQTLADQMNVREGYINQNLQIMHRVRELAITGANGTYTGDDLKNMAVEVNELLKEMIQNANAVGPDGNTLFAGTRTKGAAFDVVMGNIPGSDEALIEKVNYKGNNGINKIEVDENAYLQIDNSGTKTFWAEPQHLIGQRDLTSWQALEDSVINIDGADITIKSGDNVYAVAAKINNSGIAVKASIDPVSQGLSLSTTDSHQVWMEDKTGSALADMGMIEDSSQFPPYNVNTSAVKVSGGSLFDAVIALRDSMLKGDQESIGSRVIGTLDYGINNLTTRLAKSGSDYERAMNNVERSKTNKVNVSQLVSREGDIDLTEAITDLKMMEYVNQATMSNAGKMYSSTLLNYMR; encoded by the coding sequence ATGCATAGAATCAGCTCACAATTTAATAATACAGATACCCAGTACCAGCTTAGAAAACAGGAAGTGAATCAGGCAATAAAGAACCGCCAGATTGGAACTCAAAGCAGAATCGGAAGCCTTCGTGATGATCCGATTGCGGCTGGACATCTTGTGCGTTATCAGTCTTACTTGGGACGTGTGAATCAGTTTGAAAAAAATGCGCAGACTCTTGCGGATCAGATGAATGTCAGGGAAGGCTATATAAATCAGAATTTGCAGATTATGCACCGTGTCAGAGAACTTGCTATTACTGGAGCAAACGGAACCTATACTGGAGATGACTTGAAAAACATGGCTGTTGAAGTCAATGAGCTTTTAAAGGAAATGATTCAGAATGCAAATGCTGTAGGTCCGGACGGCAACACTCTTTTTGCCGGAACAAGAACAAAGGGCGCGGCCTTCGATGTTGTAATGGGAAATATTCCAGGCTCCGATGAGGCTCTTATTGAAAAAGTAAATTACAAGGGAAACAACGGAATTAATAAAATCGAAGTTGATGAAAACGCTTATCTTCAGATTGACAACAGCGGAACAAAAACATTTTGGGCAGAACCACAGCATCTTATAGGGCAACGTGATTTGACATCTTGGCAGGCGCTGGAAGATTCTGTTATAAATATTGACGGTGCAGATATTACTATAAAATCTGGCGACAATGTTTATGCTGTTGCTGCAAAAATTAACAATTCTGGAATTGCGGTAAAAGCTTCAATCGATCCTGTTTCCCAAGGACTTTCGCTTTCTACTACAGATTCTCATCAGGTTTGGATGGAAGATAAAACTGGCAGCGCATTGGCAGACATGGGAATGATTGAAGATTCAAGCCAGTTTCCGCCTTACAATGTGAACACTTCCGCTGTAAAAGTTTCCGGTGGCTCTTTGTTTGACGCTGTTATTGCCCTGCGTGATTCTATGCTAAAGGGAGACCAAGAGTCAATTGGAAGCCGCGTGATTGGAACTCTTGACTATGGAATCAACAATCTTACAACTCGCCTTGCAAAGTCAGGAAGCGACTATGAGCGTGCAATGAATAATGTTGAGCGTTCAAAGACAAACAAAGTGAATGTTAGTCAGCTTGTAAGCAGAGAAGGTGATATTGATTTGACAGAAGCCATAACAGATTTAAAAATGATGGAATATGTCAACCAGGCAACAATGAGCAATGCTGGAAAAATGTATTCAAGCACTCTGCTCAATTATATGCGCTAG
- the csrA gene encoding carbon storage regulator CsrA, producing the protein MLILSRKIDQKIRIGDDIVITLIDVKGDQVKIGVEAPSNVKVYRQEVFEAIQSENKAAASQISMERLGKLFG; encoded by the coding sequence ATGCTTATCCTTTCAAGAAAAATAGATCAAAAAATCCGTATAGGAGACGATATTGTTATTACGCTGATAGATGTGAAAGGCGATCAAGTGAAAATCGGCGTGGAAGCTCCTAGCAATGTAAAAGTTTACCGGCAGGAAGTTTTTGAAGCAATCCAGTCGGAAAACAAAGCCGCTGCCTCGCAGATTTCAATGGAGCGCCTAGGAAAACTTTTTGGCTGA
- the flgG gene encoding flagellar basal-body rod protein FlgG produces the protein MVRSLWNAATGMNGQQMNIDTISNNLSNVNTTGFKQHRAEFEDLLYQNVKLAGTPATEDTVTPVGHQMGSGVKVGATQRIMTQGSLQATGVDTDVAVVGDGFFRVQQYDGSWAYTRDGSFKVDSTGQLVTANGLRVMPEIIMPEGFQLETLSISDGGRVNIKVNGELEPVEVGQLELYRFPNAVGLENTGDNLYKVTNASGEPIAGRPGIDGMGITKHKFLEMSNVSVVNEMVQMIVAQRAYEFNSKAIQTSDNMLQTAAGLKR, from the coding sequence ATGGTAAGAAGTTTATGGAATGCCGCTACAGGAATGAACGGTCAGCAGATGAATATAGACACTATCTCAAACAACCTTTCTAACGTAAATACAACCGGTTTTAAACAGCACCGTGCTGAATTTGAAGACCTTCTTTATCAGAATGTAAAGCTTGCTGGAACTCCGGCTACGGAAGACACCGTAACTCCTGTTGGACATCAGATGGGAAGCGGTGTAAAAGTTGGAGCAACACAGCGCATTATGACACAAGGCTCTTTGCAGGCGACCGGAGTTGACACAGATGTTGCGGTTGTTGGCGACGGATTCTTTAGGGTTCAGCAGTATGACGGAAGTTGGGCATACACAAGAGACGGCTCATTTAAGGTTGATTCGACCGGACAGCTTGTAACGGCAAACGGACTTCGGGTAATGCCAGAAATAATCATGCCGGAAGGCTTTCAGCTTGAAACACTTTCTATTTCTGACGGCGGAAGGGTAAACATAAAAGTAAACGGCGAGCTTGAGCCTGTTGAAGTCGGCCAGCTTGAGCTTTATAGATTTCCGAATGCAGTCGGACTTGAAAACACAGGCGACAATCTTTACAAAGTTACAAACGCTTCTGGAGAGCCAATTGCTGGACGTCCTGGAATTGACGGAATGGGAATTACAAAGCATAAGTTTCTTGAAATGAGCAATGTTTCTGTTGTAAATGAAATGGTTCAGATGATTGTTGCGCAGCGTGCTTATGAGTTCAACTCAAAGGCAATTCAGACTAGCGACAATATGCTTCAGACTGCCGCCGGACTTAAACGCTAA
- the tsaE gene encoding tRNA (adenosine(37)-N6)-threonylcarbamoyltransferase complex ATPase subunit type 1 TsaE, with amino-acid sequence MIFHTKSSIETISLGEKIGSLLKPGDILAMTGTLAAGKTTITKGIAKSLGVKDNITSPTFCLVSEYEGEKMPLYHMDVYRLEGEEDFVNLGVEDMLYGNGVCIIEWSEKVKKELPQKSILVEITPQEDGSRKIKIENWNNGKIDWNEE; translated from the coding sequence ATGATTTTCCACACAAAGTCTTCAATTGAAACAATCTCACTGGGAGAAAAAATCGGCTCTCTTTTAAAGCCAGGCGACATTCTTGCAATGACTGGAACTCTCGCAGCCGGAAAAACCACAATAACAAAAGGAATCGCAAAATCCCTTGGAGTAAAAGACAATATAACAAGCCCCACATTCTGCCTCGTAAGTGAATACGAAGGTGAAAAAATGCCTTTATACCACATGGACGTTTATAGACTTGAAGGCGAAGAAGACTTTGTAAACCTGGGTGTTGAAGATATGCTCTACGGAAACGGAGTCTGCATAATTGAATGGAGTGAAAAAGTAAAAAAAGAGCTTCCCCAAAAGTCTATCCTTGTTGAAATAACACCGCAGGAAGACGGAAGCCGTAAAATAAAAATTGAAAACTGGAACAACGGAAAAATCGACTGGAACGAGGAATAA
- a CDS encoding putative bifunctional diguanylate cyclase/phosphodiesterase — MYSPRFAAMILIFFATLICFVIALLLLILHKKSYMIEHDNITGLPAYSHFEFDAKKLLKNALPNEYMILSLNADNFRIINDTYGILCGNEILKLLGKHFASQCGKNEFVCRFYADNFVFLIKNMEFFWDIEERVYNMTNVDNIVKKYLPPKYQFTFSASIYRIENPLDDIESMISKANLAQKLYKNHFATHRVIEYTSELKESYSWNREITLSMEEAFENKEFEVFYQPKFKFEDETIIGAEALIRWNNPRKGFLPPAKFIPLFEDNGFIEKIDKFVLNNVCNFLEEWNKTKESKSNPLTISFNLSRYNIYNPNLISDLKQISRSYDIGDNKIEVELTERIMVDNPNRLIKIMDEIKKAGFSVSVDDFGAGYSSLNLLKNMPADVIKLDKDFLSSQEENKNQKERIIITSVIEMAKKLNITTVAEGVETKDQCEMLKTSGCDIAQGFYYAKPMQEKLFKEFLGMKEKQSV, encoded by the coding sequence ATGTACAGTCCACGTTTTGCCGCAATGATTTTAATTTTTTTTGCCACGCTAATTTGCTTCGTAATAGCTCTTCTTCTGCTGATTCTGCATAAAAAAAGCTACATGATTGAACACGACAACATAACAGGGCTTCCTGCATACAGCCACTTTGAATTCGATGCAAAAAAGCTTCTGAAAAACGCGCTTCCAAACGAATACATGATTCTTTCTCTCAATGCAGACAATTTTAGAATCATAAACGACACTTACGGAATTCTCTGCGGAAACGAAATTCTAAAGCTTCTTGGAAAACATTTTGCCTCCCAATGCGGAAAAAACGAATTCGTGTGCCGTTTTTATGCAGACAACTTTGTTTTCCTTATAAAAAACATGGAATTTTTCTGGGACATAGAAGAACGTGTCTACAACATGACAAACGTAGACAATATCGTAAAAAAATATCTTCCTCCAAAATACCAGTTTACATTCAGCGCAAGCATTTACCGCATAGAAAATCCGCTGGACGACATAGAATCCATGATAAGCAAGGCTAATCTGGCTCAAAAACTCTACAAAAATCATTTTGCAACCCATAGAGTAATCGAATATACAAGCGAGCTTAAAGAGTCCTACAGTTGGAACAGAGAAATTACGCTTTCTATGGAGGAAGCCTTTGAAAACAAGGAATTTGAAGTTTTTTACCAGCCAAAGTTCAAGTTTGAGGACGAAACTATAATCGGAGCTGAAGCTCTTATAAGATGGAACAATCCGCGCAAAGGTTTTCTTCCACCTGCAAAATTCATACCGCTTTTTGAAGACAACGGCTTTATAGAAAAAATCGACAAATTTGTGCTTAACAATGTCTGCAATTTTCTTGAAGAATGGAATAAAACCAAGGAAAGCAAAAGCAATCCGCTTACAATTTCCTTCAATCTAAGCCGCTACAATATTTACAACCCGAATTTAATAAGCGACCTGAAGCAAATTTCACGCAGCTACGACATCGGCGACAACAAAATAGAAGTCGAGCTTACAGAAAGAATCATGGTAGACAATCCGAACCGCCTTATAAAAATAATGGACGAAATAAAAAAGGCAGGATTTTCCGTTTCTGTAGATGATTTTGGCGCAGGATATTCTTCACTGAACCTTTTAAAGAATATGCCGGCTGACGTAATAAAGCTGGACAAGGACTTTCTTTCGTCCCAAGAAGAAAACAAAAACCAAAAAGAAAGAATCATAATAACTTCTGTAATTGAAATGGCGAAAAAGCTCAACATAACAACGGTTGCCGAAGGAGTCGAAACAAAAGACCAGTGCGAAATGCTGAAAACAAGCGGCTGCGACATCGCACAAGGATTCTACTACGCCAAGCCAATGCAGGAAAAACTGTTCAAGGAATTCCTCGGAATGAAAGAAAAGCAGTCCGTTTAG
- the fliW gene encoding flagellar assembly protein FliW gives MLVETKTKGCVEISNDRLISIPSGLFGFEEYTDFALVDSEYEPLMWLQSLQEKNLAFLLIDPFLITDDYEAEIDDNELLKIGIKDPADVMVLTIVTVPDDGSAVTANFQGPLIINKKNHQCMQAILDGSKYTTKHNILEALKRKEAK, from the coding sequence ATGCTGGTAGAAACAAAAACTAAAGGCTGTGTTGAAATTTCCAACGATAGGTTGATTTCTATACCTTCTGGGCTTTTTGGCTTTGAAGAATATACGGATTTTGCTCTTGTGGACAGTGAGTATGAGCCGCTTATGTGGCTTCAGTCACTTCAGGAAAAAAATCTTGCGTTTCTTTTAATAGATCCGTTTTTAATTACAGATGATTATGAAGCTGAAATTGATGACAACGAGCTTTTAAAAATCGGCATAAAAGATCCTGCTGATGTAATGGTTCTTACAATTGTAACTGTTCCTGATGATGGCAGCGCGGTAACTGCGAATTTCCAGGGACCTCTTATAATTAACAAGAAAAATCATCAGTGTATGCAGGCTATTCTTGACGGCTCAAAGTACACAACAAAGCACAATATTCTTGAAGCATTAAAACGAAAGGAGGCAAAATAA
- a CDS encoding glucose-1-phosphate adenylyltransferase — translation MALKNKEEPRVLAIILGGGKGTRLYPLTKERSKPAVPFGGKYRIVDIPISNCINSGYKKIYLLTQFNSASLHLHINNSYNFDRFSDGFVEILAAEQTLEHSGWYEGTADAVRKNFGHFRVQRPTHYIILSGDQLYKMNLKDFMNKHIESGAEITIAAKAVNRRDASGFGIMQVDDANRITAFMEKPAADMNIDAWKIPEKSRGDLPASLEYLASMGIYIFNASTMEELLNNDKTDFGKEIIPMAIKSKQVNSYIFNDYWEDIGTIRSFYEATLDLTNPVPNFNLYEEDKPIYTQMRNLPPSKINNANMTATLASEGCVIEYSRLQKSVIGIRSIINEGCDLNGVVMMGADFYESEDDKAENKKKKIPDLGIGKNCKINKAIIDKNAHIGNNCCININGKTYEDGDHGLFYSSDGIIVIRKGAVIPDGTVI, via the coding sequence ATGGCTTTGAAAAACAAAGAAGAACCAAGAGTTCTTGCAATCATCTTGGGCGGAGGAAAAGGAACAAGGCTCTACCCTCTTACAAAAGAAAGATCCAAACCAGCGGTTCCTTTCGGCGGAAAATATAGAATTGTTGATATTCCTATTTCAAACTGCATCAACTCTGGCTACAAAAAAATCTATCTTTTAACACAGTTCAACTCTGCGTCGCTCCACCTTCACATAAACAATTCCTACAATTTTGACCGCTTTTCAGACGGATTTGTAGAAATTCTTGCGGCGGAACAGACTCTTGAACATTCAGGCTGGTATGAAGGAACAGCAGATGCAGTGCGTAAAAATTTCGGACATTTTAGAGTTCAGCGTCCGACACATTACATAATTCTTTCAGGCGACCAGCTTTACAAGATGAACCTCAAGGATTTTATGAACAAGCATATTGAAAGCGGCGCGGAAATCACAATTGCGGCAAAAGCAGTAAACCGCCGTGATGCTTCTGGATTCGGAATCATGCAGGTTGACGACGCAAACCGCATTACAGCTTTCATGGAAAAACCGGCTGCGGATATGAACATTGACGCATGGAAAATTCCAGAAAAATCAAGAGGAGATCTTCCCGCAAGCCTTGAATATCTTGCTTCTATGGGAATTTACATTTTCAATGCTTCAACAATGGAAGAGCTTTTGAATAATGACAAGACTGACTTTGGAAAAGAAATTATTCCAATGGCAATAAAGTCAAAGCAAGTCAACAGCTACATTTTCAACGACTACTGGGAAGACATCGGAACAATCCGCTCATTCTATGAAGCCACATTGGATCTTACGAATCCTGTTCCAAATTTCAACCTTTACGAAGAAGACAAGCCGATTTACACACAGATGCGCAATCTTCCACCAAGCAAAATCAACAACGCAAACATGACTGCGACACTTGCAAGCGAAGGCTGCGTAATCGAATATTCGCGCCTGCAAAAATCTGTAATAGGAATCCGCTCAATAATCAACGAAGGGTGCGACTTGAACGGCGTTGTAATGATGGGAGCTGACTTCTACGAAAGCGAAGATGACAAGGCTGAAAACAAAAAGAAGAAAATTCCAGATCTTGGAATCGGAAAGAACTGCAAAATAAACAAAGCAATCATTGATAAAAACGCCCACATTGGAAACAACTGCTGCATAAACATCAACGGAAAAACCTATGAAGATGGAGATCACGGTTTGTTCTATAGTTCAGACGGAATCATTGTTATCAGAAAAGGCGCGGTTATTCCAGATGGAACAGTAATTTAA